A segment of the Bacteriovorax sp. PP10 genome:
CTACATAAAGAAGTACATGCGGCAAAATGCTTTCTCGTAAATTCTTCAATCGTGAAAGTATTTTCATTTTTTTTGCATAATTCAGTTAGATTTCCGAGAAGACCATTCATAACACCAGCGAAATATTTTGAAGAGTCTGATCCTTTATCAAGTTCATGCACTTTAAATAATTCAATGTTATTTTCCTTTAAAAAAGGTGTAACACCTGTGGATACGGCAAGATCTCGGCAATCCTTATGAGTCATTTTGGTATCGGCAAAGATTGATGTGGAAAATATTACTACTAGCGCGAGTAAGGTTACTTTCATATTTCTCTCCTTATGCTTGTTCTTATTTTCCAGAAACTTGTTTTGCAGTTTTAGTATTGATTTTATCAAGATCAATGATAATCGGTTTTAGATTGTTTCTTCCCGAATCGACAACAACACCTGTGCAATCAGGACTTGCTTTCGATTTCATCGCCATCGCCAGTCCTTTTTTCATAGCATTCATTTTGTCGTGATCTTTCTCACATATAGATAAACAGACAGCTTCAGATTTTTCTTTTGTTCTGTTTAAATCTTCAACAATTTTGAGTAGGGGAGTTTTGATTACACTAAGGCTTTCTTTACATGTTTCTTTACAGCTACTTTCTTCTTTATAAAGATCATCAAAAGTCACAGCATCTTTTTTCTTATCGCAAAGTTGATTAAGATCTTTTGAGAAACTAATTTTTGCAGCATCAAGATACTTCACAGTCTCGGCACTGAAGCGTTCAAACTTCTTCATTGAATCTAATTTCTTTTCATTCTCAAATGCTTCATCTGAAAGCTCATTTGCTAATTCATGACATTCTTTTTCTGTGAATCTGAACTGGCCGGCAGTATCTGTGGCCGCAAATGTATTCTGAAAACTAAATAATAGAGACAACGTAAGCAATGTTACTTTCATGACTTCTCCTAAGAAGCTTAAAACTCCAAAGCTTATCGGTTTAGTCAGGTATTTAATTAATTTTATTTATGGATTGTAGATATTTTGAATAGTTGCAGGAATAAAAAGGGCCTTTCTCGAGAAGGAGAAAGGCCCTTAGTCTTATTATTCAACCCTAATCAAACAACAAGGAAGAAGACTAGTATTCACAAGCTTCCTTTCTCAATTATTGGTCAGTAGCTTCTTGTTGATCCACAGGTCTTTCCCCAGGAGGAGGTCCTTTAGGTTTCTCTACACCACAAGCACTCATAGCAGCTTCCATGGCCTCTCTAGAAGGCCTGTTTCCACCATCACGAGCACCAAGCTTGCCTTCGAGACAAGTCTTCTGAGCGTCGGTTAACTGAGGCCCACGATGGCCATGCCCTCGTTGTTGATCAGCTGCAATTGCAAACGATATCGATAAGCTCAATAGGAATAACATTGGTAGTTTTTTAATCATCTTCGTACCCTCCGATAAAGAGAGTGTAGGAGTGAAATATTGAAGAAATGTGGAAATGGTGAAAAATCTTGAAAAGGTAGAAATAGCAGAGAGTTAAAGAACCCTCTCACGATGAATGAGAGGGTTTATAAAAGACTAATTAGCTAATTAAAGAACTTTGTTTTGAACAACAACTAGAGTTCCGTACCCTGGGTTTTGTGCATACATTTGGTTTCCTGATTCATCTAACTTTGCAGTTCCGTTAACATTGAATCTTGGGTTTTTAGCTCCAGAAGTTTCAAGTACACGGTTGAAAAGTTCTTCAGCAAATCCAGCTGGAAGACGAATACATCCACCTGAAGCTTTAGTTCCAAGTTGTCCTTCAGTTCCACCTGGTCTTTCGTGCAACGCGATTCCACCATTGAAGAAGATAGCGAATGGCATTTTAGTTCCACCAGTAAGCCATGAGAATTTTCCACCGTAAGCAGAAGACTTATGAAGTCTAGTTAATGTAACCGGAGTGTAATATCCAGTTGGTGTTACAGTCCATGAATCTCTCTTAGAGTGGTGTTCACCTTTTCTTTCGAAAGCGTCGCGACCTGTTGATACTTTTTCAGTTCTGATTAATTGTCCGTACTCATAAACTTTTACTGTTTGAGCTTCTGATCCAGTGTTCGCCTTGTTAACAACGATCACGTAACGGAATTCTTTAGTCCATGGTTGAGACTCGAATGTGCTTTGGTTGAAAGTCACGTCAACATCAACGGGTCTTCCGTTAGAAACGATTCCTTCGTCTTGTGAGAAAGCTACACTTGCAGATACTGCGAATGCGAAAATGATTGGTAATAGAGTTTTCAATTAGTATCCCCTTGTTGGTTTGGAGGGGATGTAACATCGCAGTCACGGTATTGCATCATTTAATTTTTAAAGGAATTTAGTGAAGTCATAGTAAGTCATAGAAACTAGTTCGCATCTCGTTATTGTCTAACGGAATATTTCTAGCGACTCTGTGCGCATACTTGATTGCGCACAGAGCATAATAATTAGAATGAATAACCTAAATAAAAACTTAGTAACGTCATAGTGAGAGCTTTCATTGGAGCGTGAGTTTCAATAGGCCCGAGACTTTTTTCTTGGAAATTAATTTTGGCCGAAGTGAGATTTAATCCAAACCAGTCGCAACCCATTGTGAAGTTTTCCCACTGCCATTCATTACCTATACGAATACCTGTTCCGACATCTTCATAGACAAGATTATTGGATCCTACGACATTACTAAACTGTCCTTCTTGATAAAAGTCGCCCGTGTTTCTTCTGTAGTAAATCGTTGGCATGATGTTGAAGCTGTTTCCTAAAAAGCGTCTATACCCAATAGTCACAGCTCGCATTTTGTAAGCACCATACTCATCACTACTATTCAAATTTGTGTAACGAAGAAGTAGGAGTCCGTCTGGATGAATAAAATATCCCGCAGAAATAGTAATGGGATATTTAATGTATTCGATTCCAATAAATGGAACTGTTAATTGATATTTCAGATTTCTTCTATTGCTCTGGCTTGATCCATCACGGACTTCAATTATTTTTTCTTCTGATTTTTTATTTTTATCAGGAGCTTCAGTGTTGGTAGAGAAAGAATTGATTTGTGGTGCAATGGTTTGGGCAGAAACAACTGGCAGAGTAAAAAGCAGGACCAGGAGAGTGATGAATGTCGTTTTTATAAGAGGCTCCTTAAAGCTGTGCGCATTTTGAACTGCGCACAGAATGTTGTAGATTTTTAGAAAGTGTAACCGATGTAAAAACTAAGCATCGTTATCGTTACGTCTTCTTCGATACTGAACAAGTCAAAATCGCCGCTGCCATTGTGTTTTTCTTTGTTGAGTTGAATAACTTTTGCATTGATACCGAACCAGTCTGTACCAAGAGTAAAGTGATCCCATTGCCATTCGTTTCCAATTCGAAATCCAACACCCACGTCTTCATATATTAAAGTTGATCTCTCAGCTGCTCCTGTAAAAAAAGCAGTTTTATAATGTACTGAATTACTTCTTCTGTAATAAACAGTCGGCATGATGTTGAAGCTATTACCGGGAAAATATCTGTAACCTAAAGTGAGTGAGCGCATTTTAGTGGCCTCATCACCATTAGTTCCGTTCTGGTTAGCGTACTTAAGCGAGAGCATACTCTTGGGACTTAAAAAATAACCTAATCCAACAGTGGCCGCTCCAATTCCTACGTATTCAACACCAGCTAAACCAGCATTGAATTGGTATTTATAATTTCCTTCCATACGGTTAGTTTGGCTTGTAGCTGTAGTTGATGTCGTTGAAGTTTCTACAGTCGCAGGTGTTTTTGTTTCTGTTTCTGCCCAAGTTACTTGAGAAGAAAATAAGAGTGCGAGGAGAGTGATAGTCGCTTTAATAAAATGCTCCTGAATAGTTAATGACTCAATTATAAGGTAAACGAAGTTTTTTTGTTAAATATCTTCGAGTGTAACCTGATTCAATTTGTCGGATGTTGCCATTAGGTAACAGATTGTTGCCAAGCCCCTATGATATTTTTTAGAAAGCGCGATAATGAATTTCATGGAAACAAACACTACCGAAAATAATCATTCCCAGCTTTGGTTAGAAAATCTCATCGCTGAAAAGATTAAAAAGAATCCGCAATTTTCTCTTCGTGCATTTGCTCGAATGGTTGATGTGAGTCCGGCGGTGTTATCAAGAATTCTCTCTGGCAAAAGAAAACTCACTTTCAATCTTGCCACGAGAATTGCTGATGCACTTGTTCTGGGGCCAGTCGAGCGCGACACACTTTATTCTTTCTTTTTGAGTTCTTCATCAGAGGAAAAAACTGAAGAAGAAAAAGTGCAGAAGGAATTAAGCATTGATTGCTTTAATGCCATGAAGGAGTGGTACCACTACGGTATTACTCAGCTGCTCTACATTGAGTCGTTTAAAGAAGACTCAAAGTGGATTTCAAAAATGCTTTCGATTACAGAACTGGAAGCAAAGATGGCGATTGAAAGACTCCTGCGTCTGGAGATTTTAGACCGTGATGAAAATGGAAAGCTCTATAGGACCGCTACGCATTTATCGACAACGACAGATATTGCTTCAGCGGGGATAAGGCATTTTCAAAAGCAGATTTTAGAGAAGTCGATTGAGTCGTTGGAAAAAGATGATGTACTCGAAAGAGATATCACGTCTATTACGATTGCGATTAATGAAGATCGACTGGCCGAAGCGAAATTAGAAATTAAGAAATTTAGAATGAAGATGTCGGAATTTTTAAGCACTGGGGAAAAGACGCGAGTTTATAACCTTGGTGTGCACCTTATACCTTTAAGTAAATCTGTAAATGGAGATATGAATGAACTTAATTAAGAGCTTGATGATCATAATGGTTGTCGTGATGAGTACGAAGTCTTTTGCCAGAGGCGGAGATGATGTTGGGAATGGTGGATTTGCTTATAAGCAGTCGGTAAATATTTTAAAAATGGCCACTGAAGCATTGGAAGAAAAAATCAGAGTGTCTGAGCTGCCTGATTTGGTAAATCATCCGGAGTGGAGAGCAATATTACAAGACACTCTTGGATATGAAGACCTGGATAAGTTATCCAAGAAGAATAGATACCGTGGCGGTAGAAAACTTGCGATGGACTACATTGTAAATCCTCCGACTGTTATTGTTTTGAAACCATACTTTGAAGCCTTTATGGGCAAAACTGATACGGAGCTTGAAGATGCTTCTTTAGAAGTTCAAAAAAGATTAGTTCATGAAGCTGCTCATATTTGGGGATTTAAAGAAGACGATGCAGATAAGTTTGCAGTAGCCTTCATGAGAAGACCAGCAGCGGACGCACAAAGACCAAATCATGATATCTCAATTGATTCTAATTTTTGTTCTTGTAGAAATGGGAAGTCAGATATCATTAATAACTGCGATGCTTTTTGCGCAACTAAGCCTAAGAATGAGCAAGCTATTTTATATGTAAACACAATTCTTGGTGAGAAAACAATTAACCATCCTAAACTCGGAAGTCTTTATAAGTGGTGTGTAGTTCAACTCTCACAAGATGAAACAACTCCACAATGTTCATTAGTCGCAAATGATGGAGAAGATGAAGTTAGTTTACCGGTGGTTATAAATTCAAAAAATAATTCTTTTTCAGCAAATATCTCAGCTCTTAGTAAAAATAGAACTTGGATATTAAAATTAGCTGAAACGAAAACTGGAAATGAAGCACAGACAAAAGAATTTCAAATTACAAGAGTAAATTCTAAACCGACAATGCCAGGTGGAGCTTTAAATGTTTCAAAAGTGAATCAATACACATGTTTATTCTTTGGTGGAAAGACCAATTCAAATGGAGATATCATTAGGGATTCTTTTATCAGATTATTTTATTACTACCCAAATCTGGAAGATCCATTACCAATGCCTCCATCTAATGGCCCGGCATCAGTTTTATGTCATGATGATCAATTAAATCCAGGTAATGACAGTCCGTTTTATGAGCGTTTGGAAAATGTAAAAGGACATGTCAATTTATGGGATAAGAATGATAGACGTTTTGGTGCAAGTTCAGCAAATGGCGGGCAACTAAATATCGATAAAGAGATACAAGATAGATTATCATCTGAATATGGAATTGAAACGAATATAAATCTATTCAGATCTATTTCTTTTGCGAGTAGTCCAAAGCAAGTAAATACTATTCTTGGGTATATGATGATTCCTTTTAGTATTGGTGAATCATCTAATGCATTTTGCCCGACGTCTGATGCCTATACAGGTAACTTACCGCTGATGAATCTCTTAGGAGAATATATGTCTGATACAGAAGCTTTGTATGTAGCAGAGAAAGAAGGCGAGTACATTTTGGATGGAATCAATTATAAAACGTTGTATGGAACAATGTTAGTGCGAGAAAGTGTTATTAATAAATACGGATTTTATGTTTTAAACGGACTTAAGGTTAAAGTTACAGAGGAAGCAAAACATAACAGAACAATTTATTACTACTGGCCGTTAAGCCAAGCACTAGACCCAATGACATCTGGAGGTAGAAAATTATTTACCATTCGAGATATTGATTCACTTAACGGAAACAAACCGAATGGAATTCCATCTTATCATACTAGTGATAAGCGAATTGGATGCATTCCAAAAGGAGCAGAGCTATAATGAAAAAACTATTTTTAATTTTAGTAACATGCTTTTTTATGACAACGGCCTTTGCAGGCCTTGAAGAAATATTTGGGAATGCAGATGTTGGCGATAGTTGCCAGAGTGACTACCAGTGCGCAAGTTTATGCTGCAATAATAAGAAACAATGTAGTGAGCATGGATCTAATGGGCAGAAATGCAACAAGGTGCCCGGAGAGAGTTGTGTTACAACTGAATTCTGCAAACCTTACTACGTTGAGACTTGCAAGCTAGTTAAGACGGGAACAATGCCAAATGGAAAAGTTGGTTGCATCCTGAGATGCCCTGCTGTCGAAACACCTTCTTCATGTGTGAACTCGGTATGTGTCGCTCCATCAGTGCCACCAGTTCCACCTTTTGATCCAGCAGATCCTGATTGCTCAAACGCAGTTGACCCTTAAAATAAAAAAGGCCCTCTTACGAGGGCCTTTCTATTTCAAAAATTATTTCTTTCTAGCTGCCCAGTCTACATCATCCAAAGTCTTGAATGAGAAACCATTTTTCTGAAGAGCTGGAATAAACTTCGCAAGCATCTCAGCTGATTGGTGACGAAGATCGTGCATTAACACAACTCCACCTTTTTTAGCGCGAGCTTCGTAAAGGTATCCAGATAGACAGTCATCAACAGTAATTTTCTTTGACCAACATGCCCAGTCTGCGGCTTCAACGAAAGCACCATTAGCATTCATTCTTAACTCACCACCGATATCCCAAAGGATTGGTCCAATGTATTGTTGTCCGATTGAATCTTTGTTTAAAAGATCAGCAAACTTACTATCCCATGCTCCTTCCGGTGCACGGTAGTAGAAGTGTTGTCCGTTTGCCATGTAAGGACCAAGGATTTCGTGAGCTCCTAAAACTTCAGTTCTTACTAACTTTTTCCAATTTAAGAAAGTGATGTTTCCATCGTTTAAAGCTTTGTGAGTAAGAGAGTGGTTACCAACAATGTGACCTTCATCAAGGATTCTTTGCATAAGTGCCGGAGCAGCTTTTGCTTTTTCAGCGATAACGAAGAACGTCGCTTTTGCTCCGTATTCTTTTAATGTATCTAGAACTTTTTCAGTTACACCTGGAGTTGGTCCATCATCGAAAGTTAGGATGATTTCACTTGTACCAGTGTGAAGTCTTTCTTGGTTTCTTTGGTTGAAAGCTTTGTCTTCCGTTCCATTGTCCTGACCTAAATTAGTTTGCGAAAAATCAGCAAATGAATTGGCCGACATAAGTAATAGCGCTGCCATTAAAGTAGTCTTCATATTTGAGTCCTTTGTAAGTGTTTGAACATGGCGCTTTATACTCCTTTCAAAAAAATTAGGGGGTTTCTTGAAAAATTTTCATGGGTTAAGAGATCTTTAAGAGGTTTGATATTGGAGTGTCTTAGGTGGGTACTATTTAACTAGGCTAAATTAAAGAAATCGGGATTTACCTCCGAAAAGTGGGAATAGATCTTCCTAAAGGTGAGAGGCAGTATGAAGCTCGTTATATTACTATTTTTAAACGCACTACTTGTAATGCCGGTTGTGGCCGGAGAGAAGTCTCCTTATAAAGTGATTATTCTCGATAACACTGTTGATGCTTCAAAGCTGGGCCCACATCAAGTCGAAAAACCACATAGATCAAAAGATTTTCCAAGTATCGAAAGAAGAAATAGCGACTTTCTAAAAGCTGGGATTGTTTCTGACAAATCTGAAGATGAGTTAGATAGAGATTTACTTTGGATTAGTGCAAAACATTCAAGCTTAAGTGATCTACAGGAAAAATACCCTAAAATCCCCAAAGAGAAATTGATCTTACTTATGGGATTAGTGAAAAAATGAAAAAAATATTTGTTCTCTTTTTTTTCTTAATGTTAAGCACTTCGAGCTACGCTGCTTGTAATAAAAAAATTACTTCGAAAGATGTTATCTTTTTCGTTGATTTAAATGGTGGAAATAAAGAAATAGAAGAAGCACAGAAAGCGGCCTGTGATAAAGGTCAAAAACTTGTTATTTACCCAGAGCAGACAGCGGCGATTTATAAACTGACGAACGATAAGTCTTTTTATGAAAATAGATATAAAGCACTTACATGTGATAAGACTCCGACCAAAAAAGGTTGTGCCGAAGTCCGTAAGAAAAAAGATGAAGTGATGAGTGAGCTTGAGGAGAAGGCCGTAAAGTTTTCGATTCCAGTCATGAAAGAGACACTGAAGAAATTAAATAGTGAAGAGGGCCGCAATGTTGAAAGCCTCGTGATCTCAGGACACAGTAATGGGAAAACTATTTTTGGTGTTTACGGGACAACTCAAAGAGATGCAATTCAAACGACCTTTAAAGATTTACCTGATGAAGGGAAGTCTGTCAGCTCGCTGGTTATGCTTGCTTGTTATTCGGCCAATCCATCAACCATTTTAAGCTGGAAAAAGAATCTTCCAGGATTAAAGATGATTGCAGGATCTGATGCCAGTGCCTCTGCTTCAGATCGTCCGGCAGGATTAAAGTATTTGAAAGACCTTTTGATGAAAGTGAAAGATCTGACTGCAGATGCTGATCAAAAAATGTTAGAAAAGCGTTTGAAAGTTTTAATTCCAACTCTTAAAGAAGTGAACTCTGCTATTTATATAGATTCTAATAAGTGTGGAGAGAGTGTTGGAGATAAACGTTTCTTCTACAGTAAAAGTTCAGGTGGGTTGAATGTTTTTAATCCTGAAGCCTGTGAGAAATCAATTGCTCAATATAAAGAAAAAGAAGAAGACATTGCTGGTTACATGGAGGGGATAACACCTATTCCAGTTGAAACTCATGGTACACCTTTAAGAGAACTTTATAGTTTTCTAAGACAGAATGCTCATTGCCTTGAGGCGGGGCAGGCCCAATACACAGCAGATATGCTCTACGGTCTTCTTTTTTACCATCAGGTGAAAATCAATGCGATTAGAGCATTAAAAAAAGAAGCTGATGAAATCAATGCTGTCCTTGTAGATTTTGGAGTAGGAAGAATCTGGCCTTTGACTGAAGAGAATATTAAAAATAAAAGTCGCAAAGAAATTATAGATAATTTAGACGCGATATTTGATGTCTTACCAAAGATTAGCGGAAATTCAGAGCTTTTAGAAGATATAAAAAAGCTCGAAGGCTCGCTAAAAACCATGGCCTGTGTTTCTCCAGAATGGCATGATATTCAGACCAACCCACGTGCGCCAATGTGTTCGACTACCAATTGGGATAATGTCATGACTATCAATCCTCAAGCATTAGGTGTAGGAATGCCAGGAAGCAGTGGGACTGGTTTAGGTGCAGGACTTGGTGGCTATAATGGTGGTGGATCATTTAGTGGCGTAGAGCAAAGTGAAGAAGAACAATAGCGAAGAATAATGAAAAGTACTTTCGGTTATAAATACCTAACAAAAAATATGTCAGTTCTAAATTTAGAAATGACAACCATCCGCGACTTGGATGAAAGCATCGATATCCTTTGTGAACACTTCGGTGAAGAGGATCAGGATCAATCTCTGGCCGAAGAGCACTGCCCTTATTTTGGAGTGATGTGGGAAGCAGGGATCGGTCTTAGTCAGTTTCTCACTCGTGAGATGTGCGAAGGGAAAAAAATCCTTGAAATCGGCTGTGGACTAGCTCTACCGAGCTTTATCGCCACTCGCTTTGGTGGAAATGTCATTGCGACAGACTTTCATGCCGACGTCCCTTTATTCTTACAAGAAAATCAGGAAAAAAATAAAATCAATTTCGAGTATCAAGTCATGAACTGGAGAAATGAAATTGAACGCACAAAGACGTCTCTAGGATTGTTTGATCTGGTTATTGGCTCCGACATTCTCTATGAAAGTCAGCATGCTGATCAGGTGGCAGAGGCCTTAATCGCTTTTTTAAAACCAGGTGGAAAAATTCTTCTTTCCGATCCTGGACGGGCCTATGTTCAAAAGTTTATTTCAGCTATGCAAAAGTTGGGTTACCCTGAGAAATTCACGACACAAAAAGTCCCGGCGCACCTGACACCAAAAAATATCGACCGCGAAATTTATCTTTTTGAATTTTCTAAATAAGTAGATCTTCGAAAAAAGAACCCATTCCCAATTCTTCATCAATCACATGAATTTCTAAAATCCATAATTGTGGAGTTGGAGTGAAGTCCAGGGCCCCGAGTTTTGCTCTGGAATGAACGGCATGAGGAAAGTCTCCCATCCTGTGGCCATACATATTACTGTTGAGTTTTAGATTTAATTTTTGTGCTTCAAGATCAGCGTATTCATAAAGCTCAATACCTGTAAGCTTTTTTTCTTTCCAGACTTTAAGAGTAGAGTTGAAAATTGTTTTAGAAGCTTCAGCTAATTTTTTTAAACGCGGATCAGATCCCAGTGTAAATGTCTCGCCGTAATCACCTTCGTGATTGCAATAAACCGGCCCGATATCAACAAAGAAAATATCGTTTTCAGTTAGTACGTGAGGGACAGAATCATCGCGGAAATTTTTTGTCGTATTAGGTCCGATTCTCATTTTGCTGGGATGCCAGCGTTTTTCCAGTCCAGATTCATCAAGAGTTTTTTCAAGCAATGCTTTTGCTTCAACTTCATTGATGCCAGGTTTAAGCATTTTAGAAAAAGCTAAAACCACTTGTCTGGTTTTTTCCTGAGCACGCAAATAATCTTCTAAATTAAATTGCTCACCAAGGTTCTCGTCTGGATGTGTAGTCATTTATTTTTCTGTAGATGGAGGAGCACAGATGCCACAGCCGTAATCTGAGTCGTCATGCTCATCAATTTCGTCTTGCAAACTTTGCTTATATTGATTAATTTCTGTTTCGTCAGCACCAAGAGACTTGATAAGAGTTTCGGCAAGACCAGGGGCCTTGATTTCAATATCTAATCCTGCTTCTTCCATTTGTGTGGCAAAGGCATAAGCATCGGCCATCTTTTCAATAGATGTTTCGAATAGGACAGTGCCTGAAATAGAATCTATAACTCGTACTTGGTTGTTTGACATTTACCAAGACTAACAAGAGAATGCTCCCATGGTAAAGAGAGTTTTTTATATCGAAAAAGAAAAGTTTTTGCGTTCAATGATGGAATTGGCCCTGCGAGCTAAAAAGGCAGAAGTCTATACTGTTGAAACCTTGGCGGAGAACTTTTATTTGATCGATGATCTGAAACCAGAACTGATCATTTTTGATTTAGACACGGCCCAGGCTAGCGGACCTGAGGCCCTAGAAAAGCTTTATTCATATGCGACTCATGCCAAATTAATCATGACCGGAGCACCAAGTTCAGAGAATT
Coding sequences within it:
- a CDS encoding M24 family metallopeptidase — encoded protein: MTTHPDENLGEQFNLEDYLRAQEKTRQVVLAFSKMLKPGINEVEAKALLEKTLDESGLEKRWHPSKMRIGPNTTKNFRDDSVPHVLTENDIFFVDIGPVYCNHEGDYGETFTLGSDPRLKKLAEASKTIFNSTLKVWKEKKLTGIELYEYADLEAQKLNLKLNSNMYGHRMGDFPHAVHSRAKLGALDFTPTPQLWILEIHVIDEELGMGSFFEDLLI
- a CDS encoding polysaccharide deacetylase family protein, with the translated sequence MKTTLMAALLLMSANSFADFSQTNLGQDNGTEDKAFNQRNQERLHTGTSEIILTFDDGPTPGVTEKVLDTLKEYGAKATFFVIAEKAKAAPALMQRILDEGHIVGNHSLTHKALNDGNITFLNWKKLVRTEVLGAHEILGPYMANGQHFYYRAPEGAWDSKFADLLNKDSIGQQYIGPILWDIGGELRMNANGAFVEAADWACWSKKITVDDCLSGYLYEARAKKGGVVLMHDLRHQSAEMLAKFIPALQKNGFSFKTLDDVDWAARKK
- a CDS encoding response regulator, with protein sequence MVKRVFYIEKEKFLRSMMELALRAKKAEVYTVETLAENFYLIDDLKPELIIFDLDTAQASGPEALEKLYSYATHAKLIMTGAPSSENSMNKIVSGFIPKPIVAHNLAERVLSLID
- a CDS encoding class I SAM-dependent methyltransferase; its protein translation is MKSTFGYKYLTKNMSVLNLEMTTIRDLDESIDILCEHFGEEDQDQSLAEEHCPYFGVMWEAGIGLSQFLTREMCEGKKILEIGCGLALPSFIATRFGGNVIATDFHADVPLFLQENQEKNKINFEYQVMNWRNEIERTKTSLGLFDLVIGSDILYESQHADQVAEALIAFLKPGGKILLSDPGRAYVQKFISAMQKLGYPEKFTTQKVPAHLTPKNIDREIYLFEFSK
- a CDS encoding TIGR02147 family protein, giving the protein METNTTENNHSQLWLENLIAEKIKKNPQFSLRAFARMVDVSPAVLSRILSGKRKLTFNLATRIADALVLGPVERDTLYSFFLSSSSEEKTEEEKVQKELSIDCFNAMKEWYHYGITQLLYIESFKEDSKWISKMLSITELEAKMAIERLLRLEILDRDENGKLYRTATHLSTTTDIASAGIRHFQKQILEKSIESLEKDDVLERDITSITIAINEDRLAEAKLEIKKFRMKMSEFLSTGEKTRVYNLGVHLIPLSKSVNGDMNELN
- a CDS encoding L,D-transpeptidase, giving the protein MKTLLPIIFAFAVSASVAFSQDEGIVSNGRPVDVDVTFNQSTFESQPWTKEFRYVIVVNKANTGSEAQTVKVYEYGQLIRTEKVSTGRDAFERKGEHHSKRDSWTVTPTGYYTPVTLTRLHKSSAYGGKFSWLTGGTKMPFAIFFNGGIALHERPGGTEGQLGTKASGGCIRLPAGFAEELFNRVLETSGAKNPRFNVNGTAKLDESGNQMYAQNPGYGTLVVVQNKVL